The genomic interval ttcCCAAGCCCCTCACCCCCACTCAGCTCCACCTCTCTCTCTGCTAAATCACATCACAGAGTCTGGCCATCCAGAAAGTGGCTGAAATCCCTGGTCAGAGGAGGGTGAGGAACTGTAGCCCTGCCATTTAGAGCCAGCAACCTGGCCACTGGACCCTTAGCAGTTGCTGGTTGGCCCTCAGAGAGCCTCAGCTCGCAGCACCCATGGGGCCAGTAAGACAACTCCAGTAGCACACGGAGAAGAGCCTACATAGGCACGAGAGCCCTTCAGAAGGATGGGCAGTCACTGAGTGCCCTAGGCACGAGAGCCCTTCAGAAGGATGGACAGTTACTGAGTGCCCACTGGATGCCCCCTGGATGCCAGGCGCTCTCCCATACATGATGGTCATGAGTCCTCTGAACAAGGCTCTGAAACGGGAGGCTGGCTCCACTCCACATATGAGAGGGCAGAATGGGAGGTGAAATGATCTCCTCCAAGATCCAGGGTGAATAGGCTGAGGATTATAAAAACTGGGGGTGAGCAGTGTCTCTGAGAAATCAAAGGAGAACTttagattttcctttttattttcacctCCAGCCTGGGTGTCCCCACTCCTTAGGATGGTGCTAGCCTTGTTCATGGGGTTTATAATCTAGAGTACAGTTCGCAACCTTTTTTTTTGTCAAGGGCTAGGAAGTAAATTCAGACCATGTATTGACTTGGTCGAAACCAAACTCTGCCATTGCAGTGTTCCCAACAGAAGGGAATTTTTATATAATCGCTGAATTGTTTATATAGAGTATGAAACAGACATTAAAGTAATGATTTTAAAGTGACTTAAGGCTCAATAAGAAAATGTCCGTGACAGGATaccaataaagcaaaataaaatagatgagaTGTGCAGAACATCCCAATTTTGTACTGTTACCTTCTAAAAAATCCATGTATCTGTGTAGCTataggggcttgcctggtggctcagtggtagaagaccagcctgccaatacaggagacacttgctcgatccctaggtcaggaagattccctagggaaggaaacagcaccccactcccattcttgcctgggaaatcccatggacagaggagcctggcatgctgcagtccatggggtcgcaaagagtcggaaacagcttagcaactaaacaacaacagtgtagCTATAAAATGGCTGAGATAAATAAGGTTTGAGATACACAAAAATGTTGATGGCAGCTGTATCTCGGTGATAGGATtaggaataatttttattttctttttatatttctttcttatttgtcTCTATTCTAGCCTATGGTCAGGTTATAGTTCTAAAGTCTGAGTGGATggaaattatacatgtatatgcattcctgtagtcttgcctggagaatcccatggagggaggagcctggtaggctacagtccacgggcttgcatagagtcggacatgacggagctactcacttcacttcatgcatgatttatgtattatatattctaatgcatacatacatgcccccatatgtatatatacatttaaggGAGATATGTAAAGAGATTATCTATGcctatgagtgagtgagtgaagtgagtgaagtcgctcagtcgtgtctgactctttgcgaccccgtggactgtagcccaccaggctcctccatccatgaaattttctaggcaagagtactcgagtggattgccatttccttctccaggggatttccccgatttggggatcgaacccgggtctcccgcattgcaggcagacgctttaccatctgagtcatcagggaatcCCTAATCTATGCCTATAGATATACACTAAGTctcctacatacaaatgagttccatttCAAGAGCATGTTTGTAAGTCTGGTTTgttcgtaagtccaacaaagttggcctaagtacccaactaacacaattggctatatagtataGTATTgtcataggtttataatacttttcacacaaagaatacataaaaaacaaccaaacacaaaaaataaatacaacatttTTAACCTTACACTACAGTAACTTGGAAAGTACAGTAGTCCAGTACAAAAGCTGGcgtacaggggctggcatcaagtgaacaggcaagaagagttactaactggaggagggagaggaggtgggagacggTAGAGCTGGAGGGTCATTAGCAACAGGAGGCAGAAGGCAAGCTGCGATTTCACTCACGCCTGACACTGACGGCACAGGCTCTCTTGCTCCTTGCgggattcaattctatctaccctcttgcttccagacatcctgggtttgaaataaagatattataCTACCATGCTCTATACAGCACTCTACAGTAAGCTACACAAAAGTGCAcccacttgtagaggatgcacgTGTGTGACAGTGTACGCCAGACACGTGAACTAGCTTACATGATTGGGCGTGCAAACGCACGTTCGCATCTTTGACAGTTTGAAACCTGAAGGTTCACATGTAGGGGACTTctggatatagatatatagatacacaGATACGTTTTTGAGAGAAGTGTGATAGACTCTGGCCATTGAAACATCTTCCCTTACAGCCATTGGGAAGCCCCTTAGAAGAAGAGTGGGTGGTTTTGGCTAACGAGGGGCTGATAAAAACGCCTTCTCAACAAATGACTGCTGTTTCTCTGAGCTAAGCCCCTTTTTGCATCCCTGTTTCCCCTGAAGTCTTCAGGAAAGTGGACTCTCTCTCAGAAGACCTCTCCCTGGCCCAGGCCATGTATGACAAGAAACTCGTGTCTATGCAGAAAAATCTCCAAGGGCTGGGTAAGTGTCCAGGGTTCAGGTGTGCTAATGACCAGGAAGGAAGGCCAACATTACTTGGAGTGGGACCAGGAATCTCCCCAGGCCATGGTGCCCTGGAACAGGGAAGACTTCACCAAGCTTCTAGGCTCAAGGGAAGGACAGTCATGGCTCCCTACCTCCCTGTTCAAATGGAGAACCCACCCAACAAGGGCTGCTGCCTTgggatatgcccaggagtggggctgAGAGTTCTGTATGTGGCACAGATCTGCCCAGAGCCTCCAGGTAGAGCAGAGAGCTGAAGACAAGCCACTTGCCTTtatgtatctgaagttattgggttggccaaaaaggtcatTGACACGAACGAACTTTTGGccagtccagtattttttaaGGCTTTTCTAACACTCTTGACAAGTCGGCCCTTTCCTCATCACTGCCTTAAAGTTTGCATGGTTTACAATCtctttatttcttgctttcaCAAGACAATCTTGTTCTGAGAATGAGACAGAAAGAGCCATAATATAAGGGTTTAGAGGGAGGCTGctaggtgaaaagagaaagttttaTTCTGCCACTAAATTAGCTGAGTCATATTTGGCAagtcacttctctgagcttcatttcTCAGAAGTCTTAGGGGAAAAACGTTCCTGCACCCTTTTCTCCACAAGCTTATGAGAggttcaaataaaaacaaatatttattaaaaaaattttttttcagaaccaaatattaaaatatggggagaaatttaaaaaataaaatgggaggtTCTTGGCAACCTTAGAAAAGTTACAAAGATATATTTTCTCAAGACTTTGGTGAGGAGGTGTCCTAAAGCCTACATTTCCTGCAAGAATAAAGACTTGGGGTAGAAATAAGATGGCACAGAGGATAGCGAGGTTTTTCCAAAAAGGATTTCATAGCAGGTCTTAGGGAAGGAAGAGGGATAGGACAGCCACATGCCAATTCACGATGCTCTGAAATACTAAATTGAAAGAAGCAACTTTGCCCTGTGAGCCTTCAGCAACTCAAaatgttgcccctttctcctgaaGATCTGAAAGCCCGGAACAACTGCTCTTTCTGCCACGAGGCTGGGCTGCTGGGGCAAGAGATCAGAAAACTGCAAGCGGAGCTGGAGGGAATTCAGAAGATGCTTCTAGCTCAGGAGGTCCAGCTACACCAGACCTCCCAGACCCACGACCTGCTCTCCACCACCAGCGGTCAAATCTCTCAGGAAATGGGCAGTTGCTCCTTCTCCGTCCACCAGATCAACCAATCTCTGGGGCTCTTCTTGGCCCAGGTGAGAGGCTGGCAGGCCACCACTGCTGGCCTGGACCTGTCTCTGAAGGATCTCACCCAGGAGTGCTACGATGTCAAGGCGGCAGTACACCAGATCAACTTCACGGTGGGGCAGACCTCCGAGTGGATCCATGGGATCCGGCGGAAGACGGACGAGGAGACCCTGACCCTCCAGAAGATGGTCACCGACTGGCAGAACTATACGCGGCTCTTCGGCAGCCTGCGCACCACCTCGGCCAAGACCGGAGAAGCGGTGAGGAGCCTCCAGGCCACCCTGGGGGCCTCGTCCCAGCGCATCAGCCAAAATTCCGAGAGCCTGCATGACCtggtgctgcaggccatgggcttGCAGCTGCAGCTGGACAACATCTCGTCCTTCCTGGATGACCACGAGGAGAACATGCACGACCTGCAATACCACACGCGCTATGCCCAGAACCGCACGGTGGAGAGGTTCGAGACGCTGGAGGGACGCATGGCCTCCCACGAGATCGAGATTGGCACCATCTTCACCAACATCAACGCCACCGACAGCCACGTGTACAGCATGCTCAAGTACCTGGATGACGTCCGGCTCTCCTGCACCCTGGGCTTCCACACCCAGGCCGAGGAGCTCTACTACCTGAACAAGACCGTCTCCCTCATGCTAGCCGCCACCGACCTGCTCCGGGAGCGCTTCGGCCTGCTCAGCGCCCGCCTAGACCTCAACGTCCGCAACCTGTCCATGATCGTGGAGGAAATGAGGGCCGTGGACACACGGCACGGGGAGATCCTCCGGAACGTCACCATCCTACGAGGTGAGAGGCgggtgggagggggagcctgCCAGGGAGCTCCCAGAGGGGAACGCAGAAGGACCTAGTTTAGGGCGCGGTATCCTGGTGGGCTGATACAGCCCTGCAGCAAATGCCTGGGGCGACTGGCAGCTTTCACATCCTTGTCAACCTCTTTTGGAAAAGTGTATGGCAGTgatgaagaatcctcctgccaacgcaggagacgtgggttacatccctggtccggggagatcccctggagaaggaaatggcaacctgctccagtgttcttgcctggaaaatcccttggacagaggaacctggcgggttatagtctgtggggccccaaagagtcagacacaattgagcgattGAGGACGCACACAAGTCTCCTCACTTGCCTGACATACAAATTTGGATTTTTATACGTGGATCTATGTACGAATCTACAGAGAGATAAGGGCAGAGCTATCTTTTGGAAACTctgtcttctcttgttttttcccttccctccccctcacTGGTGCTCTCCACCATCTGCCCCTCAGAGGCCCGCCACTCTGATGCCCTCTGCTCCTCCCATCTCACCCTTGCATTTAGGgagtgttctccagagaaatatgaaagagagagagagattaaaaggAATTGGCTCATGAGATTGTGGAGACTGGCAAACCCAAAATCTGCGCAGCTGATGTCCTGGTTCAAGTGCAAAGGCTGAAAGCTGCTATAGAACCAGGGAGAGATAGTGTCCATTGAAGGCTTATCGGGCAGGAAATGCTCTGTTACTCAGGGGAGGGTCTGCCCTTGGTTCTATACAGGCTTCAACTGATTcagtgaggcccacccacattgggGAGGACAATCCGCTTTACTTggtactgatttaaatgttaatttcgtCCACAAACACCCTGTGcacacacccagaataatgtttggcTAAATATCTGGGTATCCCATGGCCAAGGTAGCTTGACACCTAAAATGAACCATCACAAGTGCATCCCTCATCACCTTGGCACCCATGCCtatttctttgctgttgttgttcagtcaataagtcatgtctgactctttgtgaccccgtggattgtagcccgccaggctcctctgtccattggattctccaggcaagaatactggagtgggttgccatttccttctcaaggggatctccccagatcagggattgaacccgcgtctccttcattggcaggtggattcttcaccactgagccacctgggaagcccagtcacaTTTGGCAGGTGGGCAGGGATCATTCAGGGAGCTCCAGGAGACAGGAGGGAAGTACCCACTATCCCAGACAGCATTGTTGTCTCCATGGAGCTCAGACTGGAGTCAAGCTCTCTGATTCTCTGGTTCTCTTTAGCCATTTAGTTTCAAATCTGTGTTGCCTTCAATTTTATGTCAGTAAGCatttttgccaatattttctttaCTCTAGATTGGTGGTGTTGCAGGGGGCGAGGTAAGATCTTGTGTGCCTGGTGTCATATTTTTTGCAACAAAGCCAGGTACTGAGTATTTCCTTAGTAACTGAGACAGTCTCAcagtgtttcatttaaaatatgtatctgcATGACCTCTAGGATGCAGTGTTCCAGTGAAGGTGTTAGCAGATAGTTCTCATGATTCATCCTCTAGTACTCTTGTTTTCTTAGGTTGCGTTCAATCTAAGAATAACTGAAACATAAAGCTTTCCTCATGACAACGCCTATTCGTTTGgcctcacaattttttttttttttacttttattttaaattggagtatagttgacaatgttgtgttactttcaggtgtacagcaaagtgattcagtcatgcaCATACttgtatatattcctttttaagttattttccaGTTAAGGTTATTACAGGATGTTGAGCAGTGTTCcctgttatacagtaggtctttgtcgcttattcattttaaatatagcagtgtgtacatgtccatcccaaactccctaactagccctcccctccacccttcccCACTAGCCTCACAACGTTTGTGGACAAGACATGTGTCACAGATGGCGtgtctttattttacagaaaggTGACCTGAGACGAGGAAAAGTTAAGGGATAGTTCAAGGTCACACTGTGATTAAGATCCTGACCCACCATGGCTCTGAGGTGCAAATGTCTAGTGATCAGCCAGGAGACACTGAGAGTGTGAGCTTGCAGATACCAAAAAATGCATTTCCACTGAGGTCCTGCTTAGGTGTCATGTGTGggacagactggaaaagaaggaaatggtattGAAAATATCAGAAGTGAACCGTTTGAGACCTTCATCCAAGTATAACCCAACAATAGTCATGAAAATTTATATTTGCTCCTGTCCTAATGATAGCAGAGTTCTCATCAAAGAACTTCATCTTAACTGGAGACCAAGGTGAGACATCACTTTGAGCCGCATTTGACTCTCAGTTCAAcctctgtatatttatttaaatgctaTCTTTTGGCTAACATTCTTCTTGGTTGTTAAATCACCACATGTAAAGTCTCTCACATCTGAAAGAAGATTTCAGGGACAAAATGTCCATCACTTCCTACAGGAAGtatcatttattcactcagtcatctACAGACAGGTGCTGCCAGGCTCTCACGCTGGGGCTGGCAATGAGGCCTCCCTCTGTTTGGAGCCAAGCTGCTAtctagaaaaaaaggaagagggacaGCCATGGCCAAGTGCTGACTGAAGGGCTGGGACTCACAAACTGTCCAGGAAGAGCCTGGATTCTAATTTGCTCTGGGTCTTTAGGCAGAATCCCTTCATCTTTCCGGGCCTCTGGTTTTTGGAGGCCTCCCCtgggaggggcggggtggggggttgttttcttttgtttcatatGTAAATCAGTGGATAAGACCAGTTGTTCTCTGAGATCTCTTCCAGCTTTGTGATGAATTCGGAGTCTCCATTTGCCAACCAGAAAGCCTTTGGTACCTGCATATGTTTTGTGCCTCTCATAGAATATTTCCTCTTAATCTGTatttcctccctttcctcctccaggggatcttcccaaaccagggatcaaacccttgtctcttgcattggcaggcagattctttaccactgagccccctgggtaGGGAGGAAAATGCCTGCCTGGAGGATTAGCAGGTTTACTTGGTATCGAGCAACAAGGGCAGTCAGCGAAAAGGAGAATGATGCCATCTTCTGCTGGTGCCTGCAAGGGAGCTTACCATAACGCCTGGCGTATTTCTGGTACGTTCTTTCTTACCGGGCACCATCCTTGAGGAGTGTTTATAGGGCTTACCACCTATGGTTTAGCCACCTGTGGCTGAAGGGATGAAGCCTAAGTCTCTGCTCAGTGTTTCCATCCCTTGGCCCTTACCACAAATGCCCACAC from Bos mutus isolate GX-2022 chromosome 8, NWIPB_WYAK_1.1, whole genome shotgun sequence carries:
- the SCARA3 gene encoding scavenger receptor class A member 3 isoform X3, giving the protein MKGQPGPRCSRCQKNLSLHTSVRILYLFLALLLVAVAVLASLVFRKVDSLSEDLSLAQAMYDKKLVSMQKNLQGLDLKARNNCSFCHEAGLLGQEIRKLQAELEGIQKMLLAQEVQLHQTSQTHDLLSTTSGQISQEMGSCSFSVHQINQSLGLFLAQVRGWQATTAGLDLSLKDLTQECYDVKAAVHQINFTVGQTSEWIHGIRRKTDEETLTLQKMVTDWQNYTRLFGSLRTTSAKTGEAVRSLQATLGASSQRISQNSESLHDLVLQAMGLQLQLDNISSFLDDHEENMHDLQYHTRYAQNRTVERFETLEGRMASHEIEIGTIFTNINATDSHVYSMLKYLDDVRLSCTLGFHTQAEELYYLNKTVSLMLAATDLLRERFGLLSARLDLNVRNLSMIVEEMRAVDTRHGEILRNVTILRGAPGPPGPRGLKGDVGVKGPAGGKGPKGDPGSLGPPGPQGPQGQPGSLGLWEKGAQLAPGVSQASKGQRAASELWAQEDSRAPRGMWGPQGQRAPRGLQGQRGLRENQGSLGRQGPRASGGPWGRRVSQGSRVPLASLGPRAHQEARAATEEKSSPGNCHTKGREWALSQGGPYKATPTDVWSFDPKGGSPRPVPAPLGSPVVT
- the SCARA3 gene encoding scavenger receptor class A member 3 isoform X1 produces the protein MKVRSAAGDGDALCVTEEELAADDEDMPSFPCTQEGQPGPRCSRCQKNLSLHTSVRILYLFLALLLVAVAVLASLVFRKVDSLSEDLSLAQAMYDKKLVSMQKNLQGLDLKARNNCSFCHEAGLLGQEIRKLQAELEGIQKMLLAQEVQLHQTSQTHDLLSTTSGQISQEMGSCSFSVHQINQSLGLFLAQVRGWQATTAGLDLSLKDLTQECYDVKAAVHQINFTVGQTSEWIHGIRRKTDEETLTLQKMVTDWQNYTRLFGSLRTTSAKTGEAVRSLQATLGASSQRISQNSESLHDLVLQAMGLQLQLDNISSFLDDHEENMHDLQYHTRYAQNRTVERFETLEGRMASHEIEIGTIFTNINATDSHVYSMLKYLDDVRLSCTLGFHTQAEELYYLNKTVSLMLAATDLLRERFGLLSARLDLNVRNLSMIVEEMRAVDTRHGEILRNVTILRGAPGPPGPRGLKGDVGVKGPAGGKGPKGDPGSLGPPGPQGPQGQPGSLGLWEKGAQLAPGVSQASKGQRAASELWAQEDSRAPRGMWGPQGQRAPRGLQGQRGLRENQGSLGRQGPRASGGPWGRRVSQGSRVPLASLGPRAHQEARAATEEKSSPGNCHTKGREWALSQGGPYKATPTDVWSFDPKGGSPRPVPAPLGSPVVT
- the SCARA3 gene encoding scavenger receptor class A member 3 isoform X2 gives rise to the protein MPSFPCTQEGQPGPRCSRCQKNLSLHTSVRILYLFLALLLVAVAVLASLVFRKVDSLSEDLSLAQAMYDKKLVSMQKNLQGLDLKARNNCSFCHEAGLLGQEIRKLQAELEGIQKMLLAQEVQLHQTSQTHDLLSTTSGQISQEMGSCSFSVHQINQSLGLFLAQVRGWQATTAGLDLSLKDLTQECYDVKAAVHQINFTVGQTSEWIHGIRRKTDEETLTLQKMVTDWQNYTRLFGSLRTTSAKTGEAVRSLQATLGASSQRISQNSESLHDLVLQAMGLQLQLDNISSFLDDHEENMHDLQYHTRYAQNRTVERFETLEGRMASHEIEIGTIFTNINATDSHVYSMLKYLDDVRLSCTLGFHTQAEELYYLNKTVSLMLAATDLLRERFGLLSARLDLNVRNLSMIVEEMRAVDTRHGEILRNVTILRGAPGPPGPRGLKGDVGVKGPAGGKGPKGDPGSLGPPGPQGPQGQPGSLGLWEKGAQLAPGVSQASKGQRAASELWAQEDSRAPRGMWGPQGQRAPRGLQGQRGLRENQGSLGRQGPRASGGPWGRRVSQGSRVPLASLGPRAHQEARAATEEKSSPGNCHTKGREWALSQGGPYKATPTDVWSFDPKGGSPRPVPAPLGSPVVT